Part of the Natrialbaceae archaeon AArc-T1-2 genome, GGATCGTTCACAACACCGAATCCCTGTACAACGTTTACCGGGCACTCGTCGACGACGCTCCAGTGACCCGCAAGCTCGTTCACGTCGGAATCGACGTTCCACGACACCGGTTCCTCCAGGTTCCGGTCGGCACACCGTCGTCGGTGTTGCTCGAGGCTGCGGAGACGTCGCTGGAGGCGGTACAGGACGAGAAGGTCGCGCTCAAAGGCGGCCCGGGCTGGTGTTTCGAAGTCGACGACCTCGCCGAATTTACCGTGACCAAGGCGACGAACGGGCTGTTGCTCTCGAGTCCCGAGACGGTCGAGGAACACAGACTTGGCGAAGAGCGGATCGACCTCCTCGATGTCGACGACTGGGACGATGACAATCACGAGACGACGCCATCGACGATCAGCCCCGAACGCGTCCGGATCCCGATGATCACCAACCCGGCCTACGAGGGGCTCGTCAAGCCGAGCGAGCCGGTCGTCACGGAGGGCCAGGACGTTACGGAAGGTGACGTCGTCGCCGAACCGGCCGCAGACGGTATCAGCATCGCACAACACGCCTCGATCGACGGGACGGTCACCGACGTGACCGACACCCACGTCGAGATCGAGCGCAACTAACCCCCAGAACAACACACATGATACGTATGGACCGAAACACGGACGTACCCTCCGGGAGGGAACCCCGGAGCATACCATCGATACCACACAGCGATCGCGCAGACGTCATCGACACCTCGGACGCTTCCGGAGACGACCAGCCACCGTCGCTGGCTGCCGTCATCGACGGTCTCCGGACGGCCGGCGCCGAGCGAATCAGTATCGTCATCGAGGACGAGTCCGGCCACAAGTACGTCGAAAACGGCGAGGTTCTGCTCGAGGTCAAAACGATCTACGACCGTGTGGAGATGGAAGACCGCCTTCGCGGCCGACTCGAGGACGTCGGCGACGTCGTCCGCTGGAACGGACGGAAGTACGAGTTCGATGCACGTGTCGCCGACGACACCGTCGCGACCGACTCGCTGACCGTCTACGGACGTTTCAACGACCACCGAGCAACGACGCGAACGGGCGGAACGCTTCATCCCGGCGCGTGAACTCGGCGTCGCGACCACCGCGTTGAGCCAGTGACGAGCTGATTTTCCCGCGTCGGCGATCGCCTCGC contains:
- a CDS encoding NADH dehydrogenase subunit, with translation MQNVEQAVLTESSTSPDADEIADAVCNAGISGAGGAGFPSYMKWQALDDVQYLMVNHQESEPNFYGDKWLLRERTEELAAFLETLTEQLLDAVVIGAKAKDRDKWMQEFEAATDATTYDPDELPADVEQDSGVVITYTDDKFQYGMEQVLLPTTTGTAIAGDNVPTDHGWIVHNTESLYNVYRALVDDAPVTRKLVHVGIDVPRHRFLQVPVGTPSSVLLEAAETSLEAVQDEKVALKGGPGWCFEVDDLAEFTVTKATNGLLLSSPETVEEHRLGEERIDLLDVDDWDDDNHETTPSTISPERVRIPMITNPAYEGLVKPSEPVVTEGQDVTEGDVVAEPAADGISIAQHASIDGTVTDVTDTHVEIERN